A stretch of DNA from Patescibacteria group bacterium:
AATTCCTTCTCCTTCATACATATCGAATAAATCAACATCCTGCACTAGTTCTCCGCCAACATCATCAATCAATTTCATCACATCGCCGACTCTGTCTCCGCTGTTAACCAGAACTGCCAAATCCCTGACAGCTGCCGGATACTGCGATGGCGGCTGGTAAATTAATTCCTCGCTGACCATTTTCAGTAATTGGTCGAAATTTAAATTAAAAACTGCCACTTTTCTTTTTATGTTGTAGGCATTTAAAATATCCGGATTTATTTCCCCGATGAATCCGATTTTCCTGTCCCCTATTTTTATTTCAGCAGTGCCAATTTTGTTCCAGAAAATCTGGTCAACTAATTCCGATGTTGCCTTAAAATCATCATACCAGGAATCGGTGATTCCAAGTTTATTTAAAATCGCATCAAGCGCTCCTTTTAATTCGTAAAAGTTCTCGCCTTTTACCTTTTCCGATGTCCTGACAATGGCTCCAGCCAGCATTTTCATCTCTATGGTCTCGTTATTCTCCTGCTGATAAACTTTCCCGAGCTCAAAAATTTTAATTGTATTTTCTTCCCCGAAAACCTGCTTATAATTATCTCTTATATTTTTTAAAAGATTAACAATCAAATCCTTTCTTAAGTATTTCAAATCGACGCTTAAAGGATTTTCCAGTTCTATATATCCTTTTTTGTTGATTCTGGCTTTTTTAAAATCATCTTCACCAATAAAAGAAAAATTATAGACCTCGGTGAACCCCAACCCCTCAAGAATCGTTTTGGTTTTATTGGTTATAGTCAGAACATCATCCAGTTTGGTAATCCCTAAAAGCCCAAGCGGAGCTTTTGCCTCAATATTGTCATAACCGATTATTCTGGCAATTTCTTCGATTAAATCCTCCTGAATTTTTACGTCTTGCCGGATTGTGGGAACAATAACTTTCAGATTTGCGTCTACATCAAAATCCAATAATTTTAAAATTCTCGTTATTTCCGTTTTAGAAATAGTTTTTCCTAAAATATTTTCAACTCTTTTAATATCCAAATTAATTTTAATTGGATAAACTTTTTTGGGATAAATATCAATTATTCCCCTGGCGATTTTCCCTTTGGCAACCTCTTTAATTAATACAGCAACTTTATCAATCGCCTCTCCGGTTAAATTCGCATCCAAGCCATATTCAAATCTTGTTGATGCTTCTGTTCTTAGATTTATTTTTCTTGAGGCTGTCCTCACTGTTCCTAAATTAAAATTAGCAGATTCTAAAACAATGGTCTTGGTATCTTTTGAAATCTCGGCTCTTTTTCCGCCTTTGATTCCAGCCAGAGCCAGCGGGTTTTTAGTATCTGCTATAATCAAAAAATCATCATCTAAATCAATTAATTCATTATCCAGCGTGGCTATTTTTTCACCCTTTTTTGCCTGCCTGACAATTATTTTTCCCCCGCTGATTTTTTCATAATCAAATGCGTGCAGCGGTTGTCCGGTTTCGAACATTATATAGTTTGCAGCATCAACAATATTATTGATTGATTTCTGGCCGATTGACTCAAGTTTTTCTTTCAGCCATTTCGGCGACGGCCCGATTTTTATATTATCTATTA
This window harbors:
- the pheT gene encoding phenylalanine--tRNA ligase subunit beta, with translation MKISYNWLREYLPKLPKPEKLADLLTRHSLEVKAIEKLARDYILDIDVLPNRGHDCLSYLGIAKECAALLGLKIGQRKYKLEEDKKLKTSDFIKIEVQDKEACPRYTARVIDNIKIGPSPKWLKEKLESIGQKSINNIVDAANYIMFETGQPLHAFDYEKISGGKIIVRQAKKGEKIATLDNELIDLDDDFLIIADTKNPLALAGIKGGKRAEISKDTKTIVLESANFNLGTVRTASRKINLRTEASTRFEYGLDANLTGEAIDKVAVLIKEVAKGKIARGIIDIYPKKVYPIKINLDIKRVENILGKTISKTEITRILKLLDFDVDANLKVIVPTIRQDVKIQEDLIEEIARIIGYDNIEAKAPLGLLGITKLDDVLTITNKTKTILEGLGFTEVYNFSFIGEDDFKKARINKKGYIELENPLSVDLKYLRKDLIVNLLKNIRDNYKQVFGEENTIKIFELGKVYQQENNETIEMKMLAGAIVRTSEKVKGENFYELKGALDAILNKLGITDSWYDDFKATSELVDQIFWNKIGTAEIKIGDRKIGFIGEINPDILNAYNIKRKVAVFNLNFDQLLKMVSEELIYQPPSQYPAAVRDLAVLVNSGDRVGDVMKLIDDVGGELVQDVDLFDMYEGEGIPKDKKNLAFHIVYQSYEKTLKDEEVNKIQRNIIKKLEENNNWKVRK